The Ciceribacter thiooxidans genome window below encodes:
- a CDS encoding DUF1778 domain-containing protein encodes MIAEVKAVTAKNQTETRTKPVQLRIRTDISDIIDQAARAQGKTRSDFMIDAARRAAEDALLDRTLVRVDAESFQHYLDVLDRPPGGEGYARLMNAPKPWQS; translated from the coding sequence ATGATTGCCGAGGTGAAGGCGGTGACCGCAAAAAACCAAACAGAAACCCGCACAAAGCCTGTCCAGCTTCGGATCCGCACGGATATTTCGGACATTATCGACCAGGCCGCCCGGGCGCAGGGCAAGACGCGATCCGACTTCATGATCGATGCCGCTCGCCGCGCTGCCGAAGATGCACTCCTCGACCGGACGCTCGTTCGTGTCGATGCCGAGAGCTTTCAGCATTATCTCGACGTACTCGATCGACCGCCGGGCGGCGAGGGGTATGCGCGCCTGATGAATGCGCCGAAGCCCTGGCAGTCGTGA